One region of Mucilaginibacter sp. 14171R-50 genomic DNA includes:
- a CDS encoding ferritin-like domain-containing protein, with the protein MKTEFNPTTGGANMARRSFLRYAGAGAAAIAVMGAASCSKDKVIPNNSSATDIGMDDFGILNYAYALEQLEAAFYLQVVATPYSGMNSIETAYLTDIRDHEVLHRDFFKKALGSKAIGALTPDFSKIDFGSRNNVLMAAKAFEDLGVQAYDGAGYLIKDAGYLTIAGKIVSVEARHAALISNLISPGSFVPADQVNSDGLNKAASIAEVLTQANTYLKTKVSAVNYNYKP; encoded by the coding sequence ATGAAAACAGAATTTAACCCAACCACCGGCGGGGCAAACATGGCCAGGAGGTCGTTTTTGCGCTATGCCGGCGCAGGCGCGGCAGCTATAGCTGTTATGGGCGCGGCATCCTGTAGCAAGGATAAAGTAATTCCGAACAATTCATCAGCAACCGATATCGGTATGGACGACTTCGGGATATTGAACTATGCTTATGCCCTTGAGCAGTTAGAAGCAGCCTTTTATTTACAGGTTGTGGCCACTCCTTACAGCGGTATGAATTCAATTGAAACGGCTTATTTAACTGATATCCGCGATCATGAGGTACTACACCGCGACTTTTTCAAGAAAGCCTTAGGCAGTAAAGCAATCGGTGCTTTAACCCCCGACTTTAGCAAGATTGACTTTGGCAGTCGTAATAACGTATTGATGGCAGCAAAGGCATTCGAAGATTTAGGCGTACAGGCTTATGATGGGGCCGGTTATTTAATAAAAGATGCAGGATACCTAACTATTGCGGGAAAGATTGTATCGGTTGAGGCAAGGCATGCTGCTTTAATTTCTAACCTGATAAGCCCGGGCAGCTTTGTCCCGGCCGACCAGGTAAACAGCGACGGACTAAACAAAGCGGCTTCAATTGCTGAAGTGCTTACACAAGCCAATACTTACCTGAAAACTAAGGTAAGTGCCGTTAATTATAACTACAAACCATAA
- a CDS encoding ferritin-like domain-containing protein: protein MNLFNIIDEIEKVDPEIHERLNPRRAAIKNITSFGSKVAVAALPFALGTMFKKAYGAAPASDVVSVLNFALTLEYLEAEYYNQATAANVIPAANRAYIAPITRDENAHVAFLKKVITSLNGTPVAKPNIDLSGGNGSGNGPFKAALTDFPTFLTVAQVFEDTGVRAYKGQAPSLIGNQVVLTAALSIHAVEARHAAAIRQLRYDLGQSTTTRPYIQSTTHLGNDTGDARVNGNYAGEENTVQGPVNLTDLNNSIRIATASFDEPLEKQAVLDLLVGSFIVS, encoded by the coding sequence ATGAATTTATTTAATATAATAGACGAAATAGAAAAGGTCGATCCGGAAATACACGAAAGATTGAACCCCCGCCGTGCCGCTATCAAAAACATAACCAGTTTTGGCTCAAAGGTAGCTGTGGCTGCTTTGCCATTTGCCCTGGGCACCATGTTTAAAAAAGCCTACGGAGCAGCACCTGCATCTGATGTTGTAAGTGTTTTAAATTTTGCTTTAACATTAGAATACCTTGAAGCCGAATATTATAATCAAGCTACGGCTGCAAACGTTATACCGGCTGCAAACCGCGCGTATATAGCGCCAATAACGAGGGACGAAAACGCGCACGTTGCATTTTTAAAAAAGGTGATCACTTCCCTAAACGGAACACCTGTAGCTAAACCAAATATCGACCTGTCTGGCGGTAATGGTAGCGGTAACGGCCCGTTCAAAGCGGCATTAACAGATTTTCCTACTTTTTTAACTGTTGCACAGGTATTTGAAGATACCGGCGTGCGGGCTTACAAAGGCCAGGCGCCCAGCTTAATTGGTAATCAGGTGGTATTAACCGCGGCTTTATCTATCCATGCCGTTGAAGCACGACATGCGGCTGCAATACGTCAGCTCAGGTATGATCTTGGCCAAAGCACCACTACACGGCCATATATACAAAGCACTACACATTTGGGTAACGATACCGGCGATGCAAGAGTGAACGGCAATTATGCTGGTGAAGAAAATACGGTACAAGGCCCTGTTAATTTAACCGACCTTAACAACAGCATAAGGATAGCTACAGCCTCGTTTGACGAACCGTTGGAGAAACAGGCAGTGCTCGACCTTTTGGTAGGATCATTTATTGTGAGTTAA
- a CDS encoding DUF6600 domain-containing protein, translating to MKILNKIWGISLLAVMLIMSAPNKTLAQQEGEYISDQEFYDELEPYGTWIEDPQYGTVWVPDVEENFRPYATRGYWAMTNYGNTWVSEYPWGWATFHYGRWHFDNYYGWEWVPGNEWAPAWVTWRDGGGYYGWAPMEPGTTFEASIDDSYSVPNDYWVFAPYAYINYTNVYNYYVPYIRVRYIIRNTHWMRNRVTYNNHWYNAGPRREEIQRYSHRPVRVYNINNVSRPSRITVSNNTINLYRPTVKHNTNARPARVVDGAAYKQQNPAHRIANTDNRRGTVYNATNAAKLAETAKTSTPDSRLVRISTNVDGRGAANPGRPQRPAVATRDEAGNEGRTNRPAITGDTRQQRAIDRQQGVVQRDQIREQQQKAREQQAEQQRQQLDQLRQQQQTDRQHRASRDAAESQQKEQAQQQRQQVLEQQRQQQQEQQRQQQQVREQQEQQRKQQQVQEQQQVREQHRQQQDQQRQQQQEQQRQQQQQAREQQRQQQEQQRQQQEQQRQQQQEQQRQQQQQAREQQRQQQEQQRQQQQQQQPRDAHRGTRN from the coding sequence ATGAAAATCTTAAATAAAATATGGGGGATAAGCTTATTGGCAGTTATGCTGATAATGTCCGCACCGAATAAAACCTTAGCCCAGCAAGAGGGCGAATATATATCCGACCAGGAGTTTTACGACGAGTTAGAGCCCTATGGTACCTGGATAGAAGACCCGCAGTATGGTACCGTTTGGGTGCCCGATGTTGAGGAAAACTTTAGGCCATACGCCACCCGTGGCTACTGGGCCATGACCAATTACGGTAACACCTGGGTATCTGAATATCCGTGGGGATGGGCAACCTTCCACTACGGCCGGTGGCATTTTGATAACTATTATGGTTGGGAATGGGTACCCGGGAACGAGTGGGCGCCTGCATGGGTTACCTGGCGTGATGGCGGCGGCTACTACGGCTGGGCACCAATGGAGCCCGGAACAACGTTTGAAGCATCAATTGATGATAGCTACAGTGTACCTAACGACTACTGGGTTTTTGCACCATACGCTTATATAAATTACACCAATGTATATAATTATTATGTACCGTATATCCGTGTAAGGTACATTATCAGAAACACCCATTGGATGCGCAACAGGGTTACCTATAATAATCACTGGTATAACGCCGGCCCGCGCCGCGAAGAAATACAGCGTTATAGCCATCGCCCGGTACGTGTGTATAATATCAATAACGTAAGCCGGCCGTCGCGCATTACGGTTAGCAACAACACTATTAACTTGTACAGGCCAACTGTTAAGCATAACACCAATGCGCGCCCGGCCCGTGTGGTAGATGGTGCCGCTTATAAACAGCAAAACCCGGCCCACCGTATTGCTAATACCGATAACAGAAGGGGGACGGTTTACAATGCCACAAACGCCGCTAAACTGGCCGAAACGGCAAAAACAAGCACGCCTGATTCGAGATTGGTGAGGATTAGCACTAATGTAGACGGCCGTGGCGCTGCCAATCCAGGCCGCCCTCAGCGGCCCGCCGTTGCAACACGTGATGAAGCAGGTAACGAAGGCCGTACAAACCGCCCGGCAATTACAGGCGATACACGCCAGCAACGGGCTATTGACAGGCAGCAGGGTGTGGTTCAACGCGATCAGATACGTGAGCAGCAACAAAAAGCACGTGAGCAACAGGCTGAACAACAAAGACAGCAGCTTGACCAGCTACGCCAGCAACAGCAAACAGACCGGCAGCACCGTGCAAGCCGCGATGCTGCTGAAAGCCAGCAAAAGGAACAGGCACAACAGCAACGCCAGCAGGTTTTAGAGCAGCAAAGGCAGCAGCAACAAGAACAGCAGCGCCAACAACAACAAGTTAGGGAGCAGCAGGAGCAGCAGCGTAAACAGCAACAAGTTCAGGAGCAGCAACAGGTGCGTGAGCAGCATAGGCAGCAGCAGGACCAACAACGCCAGCAACAGCAGGAGCAACAAAGACAACAGCAGCAACAAGCCCGCGAGCAACAAAGACAGCAGCAGGAGCAGCAACGCCAGCAGCAGGAACAGCAACGCCAGCAGCAACAAGAGCAGCAGCGCCAGCAGCAGCAGCAAGCCCGTGAGCAGCAAAGGCAGCAGCAGGAACAGCAACGCCAGCAGCAGCAACAACAACAGCCTCGCGACGCGCACCGCGGAACGCGAAACTAA
- a CDS encoding isopenicillin N synthase family oxygenase — protein MSTVNIPRLDLNTYINGTADERKAFSDSIGKAFNETGFVTITNHGLSKELIDKLYTQVKALFALPEEVKLKYEIPGLAGQRGYTGKNKETAKGFKVPDLKEFWQIGQTVTDDDPIKATYPDNIMVAELPEFNSTTLEVYKKLEAAGTHLLRAIAVYLGLDEGYFDDKVHNGNSILRTLHYFPIENPDALPDDAVRAGAHEDINLITLLIGASADGLELLTRDNTWFPVTAFGEDLVVNVGDMLQRLTNNKLKSTTHRVVNPPREQMKNSRFSVPFFLHPKVSMELTSLPSTIDEQHPKLYTDITAGEYLDERLREIGLKK, from the coding sequence ATGAGTACAGTAAATATCCCCCGCCTCGACCTTAATACTTATATAAATGGTACCGCCGACGAACGTAAGGCTTTTTCTGATAGTATTGGGAAAGCCTTTAACGAAACCGGCTTTGTAACTATCACCAACCATGGTCTTAGTAAAGAGCTTATCGATAAGCTTTACACACAGGTAAAAGCGCTTTTTGCCCTGCCGGAAGAAGTAAAATTGAAATACGAGATACCTGGCCTTGCCGGCCAGCGCGGTTACACAGGTAAAAATAAGGAAACCGCAAAAGGTTTTAAAGTGCCCGACCTGAAGGAGTTTTGGCAGATTGGCCAGACGGTAACTGATGACGACCCGATAAAAGCAACGTACCCCGATAACATTATGGTGGCTGAATTGCCCGAATTTAACAGCACTACCTTAGAGGTGTATAAAAAGCTGGAAGCGGCAGGCACCCATTTGTTGCGGGCCATAGCGGTTTACTTGGGGCTTGATGAAGGGTATTTTGACGATAAGGTACATAATGGCAACTCGATATTGCGTACGCTGCATTACTTTCCGATAGAAAACCCTGATGCCTTGCCTGATGATGCAGTGCGTGCAGGCGCACACGAAGATATTAACCTGATAACCCTTTTGATAGGCGCCAGTGCCGACGGGCTTGAATTGCTTACCCGCGATAACACATGGTTCCCGGTTACTGCCTTTGGCGAAGACCTGGTAGTGAACGTAGGCGATATGCTGCAGCGCTTAACCAATAACAAGTTAAAATCTACCACACACAGGGTAGTTAACCCGCCGCGCGAGCAAATGAAGAACTCCCGCTTTTCGGTGCCGTTCTTCCTGCACCCAAAAGTTAGTATGGAGCTTACCAGCCTGCCATCAACCATCGATGAGCAGCACCCCAAGCTTTACACAGACATCACCGCCGGTGAATACCTGGACGAGCGTTTACGGGAAATTGGCTTGAAGAAGTAG